ACTTTATTTTTACCAAAAAAAGGTGTATTTTAATAATTTATCACATTCAAACTACAAATTAATCATGCACCAGATTGATAAAGTGGACATGAAGATTTTGTCCTTACTCCAAAAAAATGCCCGCACCACCATGACCGAACTGGCCGATAAAGTAGGATTGTCTACCACACCGGTTACCGAACGAGTACGGCGGCTGGAGCGTGAAAACATCATTACCGGCTATCACGCTCGTCTGAATCCACGTGCCCTGAATCAAAGCCTGCTGGTATTTGTCGAAATCAAACTGCGTTCTAAATCCGGCAACATCTTCGAGGATTTCCGACGAGAAGTTTTGACCATTCCGCAAGTACTGGAATGCCATCTCATATCTGGCGAATACGATTACCTAATTAAAGTGAGATTGCCCAATATGCACGCCTACCGCAATATGCTGGGCAATATATTGCTCCAGCTACCTGCGGCAGCCGAAAGCCGCAGTTATGTGGTAATGGAAGAAGTAAAAGAAGAACAACTACTACACCTAGAATAAAATCATAGCACTAGCTATTCTAAGACTGAATAATCAGCCTTCTTTCATACTTTATCCTGAATCAGCCTGACCAATAACGCTGTTTCATTGTCCAGCTGAGCCTCATCCTGATTCAAAAACAAATATACCGGCGTAGCACGCCGCACACCATATTTTAATGGTAAAACCTGTAATTCCCCACTGGCCAACTGCGCCTGAATCCGCTCTTCCGGCAGCCAGCCATAGCCTACACCCTGAGTTACAGCCTCAATAGCCGTTTCAATTGTGGTGAACGTCCAGTTTTCTGCTGCACTTACTTGCCGGTAGGGTAGCTGCTGCTGTTCGCGGCTAACAATCTCAATCAACGGATAGCGAACCAGCACATCCTGACCCAGTGGTGCCGGCAAAGTCAGCAGCGGATGCTCACGCTGCGCCACAGCTACAAAGTTCACCTCCAGCAATAACTTTCCCTGACGTATCATTTCTGCGCTCGGCGTGATGATGTAGACATCCGCCTGTTGCTGTTGAAGCACAGCACAGCTTTCACTTCGTAGCACTTCAGTCAGATGAATTTGGGTAGAGGGATAAACCTGTTGAAAACGGCGTAAAACTGTAAACAGACGCGTTTTAGGAAAAATACTGTCCACCACCAAATCTAGCCGTGCCCGCTCACCGCGTTGCAGCGCACGGGAACGGTTTTCCAGCTTCTCAAACCCCTGCAACAGAGGCAAGGCCTGTGCCAGTAGCTGCTGACCAGACGCTGTCAGCTCTGCCTTGCGGCCAACAATAGTCAGCAACGTTACACCCAGCCGTTCCTGCATTAACGTCAACTGGTAGCTCAGGGAAGACTGGCTACGGTTAAAGGCTTCCGCAGCACGGGCAAAACTGCCATAGCTCACCACAGCCTGTAAAAGCTGCCATTGTTCCAGTGTTGTTTTCATCGCGAATCAATCGAAATTTTAGAACATTTTATCTCAAAAATAACGTTATTCATCTGGTCCATACCTGTTTAAACTTCACTTATCCATTTAATCAAAATATCTTTTAATTGAAAGGAAAAAAATGTCTGTATTTGATAAAAA
This portion of the Snodgrassella alvi genome encodes:
- a CDS encoding Lrp/AsnC ligand binding domain-containing protein, with product MHQIDKVDMKILSLLQKNARTTMTELADKVGLSTTPVTERVRRLERENIITGYHARLNPRALNQSLLVFVEIKLRSKSGNIFEDFRREVLTIPQVLECHLISGEYDYLIKVRLPNMHAYRNMLGNILLQLPAAAESRSYVVMEEVKEEQLLHLE
- a CDS encoding LysR family transcriptional regulator, with product MKTTLEQWQLLQAVVSYGSFARAAEAFNRSQSSLSYQLTLMQERLGVTLLTIVGRKAELTASGQQLLAQALPLLQGFEKLENRSRALQRGERARLDLVVDSIFPKTRLFTVLRRFQQVYPSTQIHLTEVLRSESCAVLQQQQADVYIITPSAEMIRQGKLLLEVNFVAVAQREHPLLTLPAPLGQDVLVRYPLIEIVSREQQQLPYRQVSAAENWTFTTIETAIEAVTQGVGYGWLPEERIQAQLASGELQVLPLKYGVRRATPVYLFLNQDEAQLDNETALLVRLIQDKV